In the Helianthus annuus cultivar XRQ/B chromosome 11, HanXRQr2.0-SUNRISE, whole genome shotgun sequence genome, one interval contains:
- the LOC110889936 gene encoding G-type lectin S-receptor-like serine/threonine-protein kinase At4g27290: protein MEERRSVIKSMLIFHFLVALFGSITCSYAADTISANQTVRYNETIVSQQEIFELGFFRPGKSRNLYVGIWYKKTLNQTVVWVANRNTPLTDTSSDLTLTDQGILVIRNTTTGTVIWSSANLPTKSVRNPIGQLLDTGNFVIYEEGDINRENPIWQSFDFLQHTLLPGMKLGWNLVKGTESHLTSWKSEDDPALGDFSYSIDARGYPQAIITEGQELVYRQGPWNGLRYTGSPNLRPNWFYNYTFVLNKREIYYQYYLVNDSVFTRLVLQPTGRLERLLLINTNQEWSVYLSRPNDRCDQYGLCGPFGSCNIDKSPVCECLKRFEPTSPDQWRTTDWSQGCRHTIPLDCDPGEGFNKYSNLKLPDTRGSWYDQTMTLEECRNMCKSNCSCTAYTNSNISGTGSGCLLWFGGLIDIRTFVGNGDTLYIRVSASELDTDSTENARSSSEGRISVRVIVPVALVVLVMLVSIWLYYRYHRKKQQPQVTPENEVGLQDPENISDDNEDLELPLYSLSTILHATNNFSFNNKLGEGGFGPVYKGVLEDGQEIAVKRLAKTSTQGLHEFKNEVISISKLQHRNLVKLLGCCIEGDEKMLIYEYMPNRGLDSFIFDTTLKELLDWRARYHIINGIARGLLYLHQDSRLRIIHRDLKASNILLDKDMNPKISDFGMARAFGGDQIEANTNRVVGTYGYMAPEYAGDGIFSIKSDVYSFGVLVLEIVCGKKNRGFVHKEHCNNLIGHAWGLHAEGRSLQLVDKCLGESINVSEVLRSIHVGLLCVQRHPEDRPTMTSVILMLGSEGPLSSPKEPGFYVGKSTHDTTQSSSSNGGSSNNELSITMLDGR from the exons ATGGAGGAAAGAAGATCAGTGATCAAGTCCATGTTGATCTTTCACTTCCTTGTTGCACTTTTTGGATCAATAACTTGTTCCTATGCTGCAGACACCATATCCGCAAACCAAACAGTTAGATATAATGAAACAATCGTTTCACAGCAAGAAATCTTTGAACTTGGTTTCTTTCGCCCCGGTAAGTCAAGGAACCTTTATGTCGGAATTTGGTACAAGAAAACACTGAACCAAACTGTTGTATGGGTAGCCAACCGGAACACACCACTCACAGATACCTCTAGTGACTTAACACTCACCGATCAGGGGATCTTAGTTATCCGGAACACCACCACAGGCACTGTCATATGGTCGTCAGCCAACTTGCCGACGAAGTCAGTGAGGAATCCGATTGGTCAGCTTCTAGATACAGGTAACTTTGTAATTTACGAGGAAGGAGACATCAATAGAGAAAATCCCATATGGCAAAGTTTCGACTTTCTACAGCACACTTTACTTCCTGGAATGAAGCTGGGCTGGAATTTGGTTAAGGGGACTGAAAGCCATTTAACGTCATGGAAATCCGAGGATGATCCTGCTTTGGGTGACTTTTCGTATTCGATTGATGCCAGAGGTTACCCTCAGGCCATCATAACGGAAGGCCAGGAACTAGTATACCGGCAAGGTCCATGGAATGGACTCAGGTATACGGGTAGTCCGAATTTGAGACCAAATTGGTTTTACAACTACACCTTTGTTCTTAATAAGAGAGAAATCTACTACCAGTATTATCTTGTAAATGATTCAGTTTTTACGAGGCTGGTGTTACAACCAACTGGTCGTTTAGAGCGCTTGTTATTGATTAATACCAACCAAGAATGGAGTGTTTATTTGTCCCGACCAAATGATCGCTGTGATCAATACGGGTTGTGCGGTCCATTTGGTAGCTGCAACATTGACAAGTCACCAGTTTGTGAATGTTTGAAGAGATTTGAACCCACATCTCCTGATCAGTGGAGGACAACAGATTGGTCACAAGGGTGTCGACATACTATCCCTTTGGATTGTGACCCTGGGGAAGGATTTAACAAATATTCGAATTTGAAGTTACCAGACACTCGGGGGTCATGGTATGACCAGACCATGACCCTTGAAGAATGTAGAAACATGTGCAAAAGCAATTGTTCATGTACTGCTTACACAAATTCGAATATCTCAGGGACTGGGAGTGGTTGCTTGCTATGGTTTGGTGGCCTAATTGATATCAGAACATTTGTTGGAAATGGGGACACTCTTTATATACGAGTGTCAGCCTCAGAGTTAG ATACAGACTCAACAGAAAACGCTAGAAGCTCAAGTGAAGGGAGAATATCAGTACGAGTTATAGTCCCGGTAGCATTGGTAGTTTTGGTCATGCTAGTTTCAATATGGTTATATTATCGCTATCATAGGAAGAAACAACAGCCACAAG TGACACCAGAAAACGAGGTTGGACTACAAGATCCTGAAAACATAAGTGATGATAATGAAGATCTGGAGCTACCACTATATAGCTTGTCTACGATACTTCATGCAACAAACAACTTTTCATTCAACAACAAACTTGGAGAGGGCGGCTTTGGGCCCGTTTACAAG GGTGTACTTGAAGACGGGCAGGAAATAGCAGTGAAGCGACTAGCAAAAACGTCCACTCAAGGACTTCACGAGTTCAAGAATGAAGTCATCTCAATATCTAAACTTCAACATCGGAATCTTGTCAAACTTTTGGGCTGCTGCATAGAAGGAGATGAAAAGATGCTTATTTATGAATACATGCCAAACAGAGGACTCGATTCTTTTATATTCG ATACAACTCTCAAGGAACTTCTTGATTGGCGAGCACGTTACCACATTATCAATGGAATTGCCCGTGGATTACTTTATCTTCACCAAGATTCTCGTCTTAGAATTATACATAGAGATTTAAAAGCTAGTAATATTTTGCTAGACAAGGATATGAACCCAAAGATATCAGATTTTGGCATGGCTAGGGCATTCGGAGGAGATCAGATAGAGGCAAACACAAACAGAGTGGTTGGAACATA TGGCTACATGGCACCAGAGTATGCAGGAGATGGTATCTTTTCGATAAAATCAGATGTATATAGCTTCGGCGTATTAGTGTTGGAAATTGTGTGTGGGAAGAAAAACCGAGGGTTCGTCCACAAAGAACATTGCAACAATCTTATTGGACAT GCATGGGGACTCCATGCTGAAGGCAGATCCTTGCAGTTAGTTGATAAATGTCTAGGTGAATCAATTAATGTGTCTGAGGTTCTACGGTCAATCCATGTTGGTTTATTGTGTGTTCAACGTCACCCAGAAGATAGACCGACTATGACTTCTGTGATCCTGATGTTGGGGAGTGAGGGTCCATTGTCATCACCCAAAGAACCgggattttatgttggaaaaTCTACGCATGATACTACTCAATCTTCAAGTTCAAATGGAGGAAGTTCTAACAATGAACTAAGCATTACAATGTTGGATGGTAGATAA